From Companilactobacillus heilongjiangensis, one genomic window encodes:
- a CDS encoding MFS transporter: MRNISTSKKNTIIITMSIIGFLVILDTSIMNITLPKIQTAFNVSLTNLSWSINIYTILFASLLIPVGRLGDMFGRVKLLNLALLVFLFGSIVSGTSANLNILLIGRAIQSIGAATMLPAAMLISLNIVSKERRAKVIAILGVTQALGSAMGPAIGGIISQYFGWHWVFLINIPIVIILLISTLSTLSMKNEITKSVKLDAIGTSLIVGTLLLMTTALVDGRDWGWASLKTLGCGISSIVLLLLFILREIKTNDPIIPMKLFKNRDFIASITSILIAFITLASFIGIIPTYLTKITDVSQLKAALLITPMSVAMLIFNPLSISLIGKISNRILIGAGILASGIGIYMLSNLNVTNNWNQLYIIDVIIGFGIGFISGPALTVGIAELQGTELTAGQNVLNVMRNVGIIIGIALFLSMLNGNITDAKHETYHYAIGQVDKIDIPNNSKTTIKNHLHNKLISSNSNNVNSSNKVKSNTINNSKKNKMINVEYTNIVTQKQNALGTPLPESADIAIKKQITTIVDKKVTKLNSQITHTTHNIKVHLHNKLNSSFLDMYSLEYPPIFASLVTAFIFKKKKA; encoded by the coding sequence ATGAGAAATATTAGTACAAGCAAAAAAAATACAATAATTATTACAATGTCCATTATTGGATTTTTAGTAATCTTGGATACGAGTATTATGAATATCACCTTACCTAAAATTCAGACAGCTTTTAATGTATCGCTAACCAACCTATCATGGTCGATTAATATTTATACAATTCTCTTTGCATCACTGTTAATTCCGGTCGGACGTCTAGGAGATATGTTCGGTCGAGTCAAACTTCTTAATCTAGCACTATTAGTTTTCCTATTTGGTTCCATTGTTAGTGGAACTTCAGCTAATCTAAATATTCTATTGATTGGTCGTGCAATTCAGAGTATCGGTGCCGCCACAATGCTACCTGCTGCAATGCTAATATCTTTAAATATTGTTAGTAAAGAACGTCGTGCTAAAGTTATTGCTATCCTTGGTGTAACACAGGCCTTAGGTTCTGCTATGGGACCAGCCATTGGTGGCATTATCTCACAATATTTCGGTTGGCACTGGGTATTCCTCATAAATATACCAATCGTCATTATTTTGCTAATAAGTACCCTATCCACATTATCAATGAAAAATGAAATAACGAAGAGTGTTAAATTGGATGCCATTGGTACATCTTTAATCGTTGGAACACTACTACTAATGACAACTGCCTTGGTTGATGGTCGTGATTGGGGCTGGGCAAGCCTTAAAACACTCGGATGTGGAATTAGTTCAATCGTTCTATTATTATTGTTCATTCTCAGGGAAATAAAGACTAATGATCCAATTATTCCAATGAAGTTATTTAAGAATCGTGATTTTATAGCTTCAATCACAAGTATCTTAATTGCATTTATCACTTTAGCTAGTTTCATTGGAATTATCCCAACTTACTTAACAAAAATTACTGATGTATCACAACTAAAGGCAGCCTTATTAATAACTCCAATGTCCGTCGCCATGCTAATCTTCAATCCATTATCAATTTCCTTAATCGGTAAAATTTCAAATAGAATCCTAATTGGAGCCGGAATTTTAGCATCTGGTATTGGTATCTATATGTTAAGCAACTTAAATGTGACAAATAATTGGAATCAGTTATACATAATCGATGTTATTATCGGTTTCGGAATTGGATTCATCAGTGGTCCAGCTTTAACTGTCGGCATTGCCGAACTACAAGGAACTGAATTAACTGCTGGACAAAACGTGCTAAATGTTATGAGAAATGTCGGAATTATAATTGGAATAGCACTCTTTTTATCAATGCTAAATGGAAACATAACTGATGCCAAACATGAAACTTATCACTACGCAATTGGTCAAGTTGATAAGATAGATATTCCCAATAATTCTAAGACAACCATTAAAAATCATTTGCACAACAAATTAATCTCAAGTAATAGCAATAACGTAAACAGTTCTAATAAAGTCAAAAGCAACACAATTAATAACAGTAAAAAGAACAAAATGATCAATGTTGAATACACCAATATTGTTACTCAAAAACAAAATGCATTAGGTACTCCTTTACCTGAATCCGCTGATATTGCCATCAAAAAACAAATCACAACTATCGTTGATAAAAAAGTAACAAAATTAAATAGTCAAATTACACATACTACACACAATATAAAAGTTCACTTACACAATAAGTTGAATAGCTCATTTTTAGATATGTATTCATTAGAATATCCACCGATTTTTGCTAGCTTAGTGACTGCATTTATATTCAAAAAGAAGAAAGCTTAA
- a CDS encoding TetR/AcrR family transcriptional regulator: MDRDTSTEVVTRMHRQTEYWIKESLVDLLDIYSFDEITVKQIVATAKISRPTFYRHYSTKDDVLEDLVNDIISGYIESTNNNSVLEFDNVLENYFNYFESKKDTMRILIKANLADYFTSAFTKKFIVEIKDTPAPWRKWDNDLQVSLGVQFATGGLINVLIGWIATDCKINSKIMIQELMATIQGLG, from the coding sequence ATGGATAGAGACACATCAACAGAAGTTGTAACGCGGATGCATAGGCAAACAGAATATTGGATCAAGGAATCTTTAGTTGATTTATTAGATATTTATAGTTTTGATGAAATTACTGTTAAGCAAATTGTTGCTACAGCTAAAATTTCACGACCAACTTTTTATCGTCATTATTCTACTAAGGATGACGTTCTTGAAGATTTAGTTAATGACATTATTAGTGGATATATTGAGAGCACAAATAATAATTCAGTACTTGAGTTTGATAATGTATTAGAAAATTATTTCAATTATTTTGAGAGTAAGAAAGATACTATGCGTATTTTGATTAAGGCTAATCTGGCAGATTACTTTACATCGGCTTTTACTAAGAAATTTATTGTCGAAATAAAAGATACTCCAGCTCCATGGAGAAAATGGGATAATGATTTGCAAGTAAGCTTAGGTGTTCAATTTGCCACTGGTGGACTTATCAATGTTTTGATTGGTTGGATTGCTACAGATTGTAAAATCAATAGTAAGATAATGATTCAGGAATTGATGGCGACCATCCAAGGATTGGGGTAA
- the mazE gene encoding type II toxin-antitoxin system PemI/MazE family antitoxin, translated as MTVKTRKQGNSIMIAVPSQFKIGENVEYNPVLDDNGVLSFVPVHKNLFDQHPEYDLRSAIKSMNIGDNGKAVGKENVW; from the coding sequence ATGACTGTTAAAACACGTAAACAAGGCAATTCAATAATGATCGCAGTACCTTCACAATTTAAGATTGGTGAGAATGTTGAATACAATCCAGTTTTGGATGATAACGGAGTACTGTCTTTTGTTCCGGTGCACAAAAATTTATTTGATCAACATCCTGAATATGATTTAAGGTCTGCGATTAAGTCCATGAATATCGGTGATAACGGTAAGGCTGTTGGTAAAGAGAATGTCTGGTAA
- a CDS encoding type II toxin-antitoxin system PemK/MazF family toxin: MSGNDDSPKQGDIVWIDAEPHAGHEYGGHDSKDNIRRPMLVISSDTYNRRTGMITGFPITFKIPTDFYASLKLKNDKIHGYIILSNLLGYDFSARRGKVVSHVNKQLKEQALSAIRDIFSVY, from the coding sequence ATGTCTGGTAATGATGATTCCCCAAAACAAGGTGATATTGTTTGGATAGATGCTGAACCACATGCTGGTCATGAATATGGTGGTCATGATTCTAAAGACAATATTCGTAGACCGATGTTAGTTATTAGTTCTGATACGTATAATAGGAGAACAGGTATGATTACTGGTTTTCCGATTACATTTAAAATACCAACAGATTTTTATGCTTCTTTGAAGTTAAAAAATGATAAAATTCATGGATATATAATTCTTAGTAATTTATTAGGTTATGACTTTTCTGCAAGACGTGGGAAAGTTGTTAGTCATGTGAATAAACAGTTAAAAGAACAGGCTCTGAGTGCGATAAGAGATATTTTTTCTGTTTATTGA